The window CCCGGAGCGCGTTGCCGGGCAATCGCTCCGGTTCGAGCGTTGCGAGCCCGACGGCGAGCGACGCCGCCAGCGTCGCGTACGTGAGCCCGTGGAGCATCTTGTCCGCCGGGAGGCCGAACACCGGCGGGGCCGGTGGACCACCACCCGGGTCGCTCACGCTCGCGACGAGGACGAACCCGGCCCACGTGACGGGGGCGAGGCGTCGTCCCCAGCGTGAGCCACTCGCGAGAGGTCCGGAACCGGGCACGGCCGGGCGCACGGCCACCCGGCTCATGACCATGACGGTCCCGGGCGACCCCTCGTTCCGGGGCCGTCCCGGCGCGTCTCCCACGTTCGGACTGTGACGGGTTCCGGTTTCGCGGCTGCCGGGTGAGTGGTCGTGTCGGTCGGTCACCCAAGCCCCACAAATAGCGGCCGGCCATCGACGGTACCGACACCCGAGATGTAACCTCTTTCAGTTACGCATACGTGGCAATTTCTAACACGCCAGCGCCCCAACTGTATCGATACTGGTTCACCATGACAGATCTCGGCGGATTCCAGGACCACGTCGCCCGCGTCGACCTCTCGGAGGGGTCGGTGGGCTACGAAAGTGTAGACGACGAGGACGCGCGCAAGTACATCGGCGCGCGCGGCCTCGGTGTGAAGTACGTCTTCGATCAGGGGCCCGACGTGGACCCGCTGGGCGAGGACAACCTCCTCGCGTTCATGAACGGCCCGCTCACGGGGACGCAGGTGACGATGTCGGGGCGCATCGCCATCTGTACGAAGTCCCCGCTGACGGGGACGGTGACGGACAGCCACCACGGCGGCTGGTCCGGTGCGCGGCTCAAGTGGGCCGGCTTCGACGGCCTCCTGTTCGAGGGGCGCGCCGACGAGCCGGTGTACGCCTTCGTCGAGGACGGCGAGGTCACGCTCCACGACGCCTCCGACCTCTGGGGCAAGGGTGTCCACGACACGATGGAGGCACTCGAGGAGCGCCACGAGGGCGCCTACGGCAAGAACCTCTCCACGATGGCCATCGGGGAGGGCGGCGAGAACGAGGTGAAGTTCGCCTGCATCATGAACGAGGACGACCGCGCCTCGGGCCGGGGCGGGACCGGCTGCGTGATGGGTAACAAGAACCTGAAAGCCGTCGTCGTGAAGTCCACGACGAAGATGCAGAAGCCGGCGGACCCCGAGACGTTCAAGAAGGGTCACCAGCAGGCGATGCAGCTCATCCAGGAGTCCGAAGTGACGGGCCCGAACGAGGGCGGGCTCTCGCTGTACGGGACGAACGTCCTGATGAACGCGACCGAGGAGATGTCCGGGCTCCCGGCGCGCAACGGGAAGTACACGTCAACGAGCGACGCCCGTGACGACGGCTGGGGCGCCGACGACTTCGACTCCGAGCGCGTCTCCGGCGAGAACGTCCGCGAGAACATCCTCGTCGACGAGCCGACCTGTCACTCCTGCCCGGTCGCGTGCAAGAAGGAGGTCGAGGTCGACGTGATGCACAAGGGCGAGGAGCTGAACGTCCGCACGGAATCGTACGAGTACGAGTCGGCGTGGGCGCTCGGCCCCAACTCCGGCCACACCGAGCGCGACGACATCGCGCTCATGCTCCAGCGCTGCAACGACCACGGCATCGACACCATCGACGCCGGCAACACGATGGCGATGGCGATGGAGATGACCGAGGAGGGCAAGCTGGACGGCCTCGGCGACGGCATCGAGTGGGGCGACACCGAGGAGATGGTCGAGATGCTGACGAAGATCGCCACCCGCGAGACGGAGCTCGCGGACCACCTCGCCGAGGGGCCGAACCACCTCGCCGAGGAGTTCGACGCCCACGAGAACTCGCTGGCCGTCAAGGGCCAGTCGATGGCCGCCTACGACCCGCGCTGCATGAAGGGGATGGGCATCGGCTACGCCACCTCGAACCGTGGTGGGTGTCACCTGCGCGGCTACACGCCCGCCGCCGAGATTCTCGGCATCCCGGAGAAGGTCGACCCGTACGCCTGGGAGGGGAAGGGTGAGCTGTGTGCCACCTTCCAGGACATGCACGCCATCTCCGACTCGTTCGACATCTGCAAGTTCAACGCCTTCGCGGAGGGCGTCGAGGAGTACGTCCTCCAGTACAACGGGATGACCGGGCTCGATGTCGGCGAGGAGGAACTCATGCAGGCGGGCGAGCGGGTCTACAACCTCGAGCGCTACTACAACAACCTCAACGGGTTCGACGGCGAGGACGACTCGCTGCCCGAGCGGTTCCTGCCCGACGAGCCCGGCTCCATCCCGGGCCAGGGCGCCTCCGAGGGCGAGGTCTGTGAACTCGAACCGATGAAGGAGGAGTACTACGAGCACCGCGGCTGGGTCGACGGCGTCGTTCCCGACGAGAAACTGGACGAGCTGGACATCGAGGTCGGGCCCGGCACGGGTGTCTCCGCGGGCAGCGGCGCGGCCGCGCCCAGCGACGACTAAGAGCGTTTTTCCCGCTCGGGTTCGCCAGCAGATCCGGCGAACCACTCGCGGTCGTGGAATCGCTCCGCGATTCCACGGGCAATCGGAACGCGGAGCGTTCTGATGACGGCAGAAAACGTTCAGAAAAAGGCCGGCACTCCGGTCGCCTCCGGCGACCTCCGTGCCGGTGAAACCGCGCCTGCGGCGCGGTATGCCGGACAACCGTGAACTGTTTCCGAGCCGTACTCCGAGGTCACTCCAGCAGCGACTCGCCGGTCATCGCCTCGGGCTGGTCGAGACCTATCCGGTCCAGCAGCGTCGGCGCGAGGTCCGCCAGGACGCCCCCATCTCGGACCTCCACGCCCCCGTCGCCGCCCTCGGGCGGCAGCGAGACGAACGGGACCGGGTTCGTCGTGTGGGCCGTGTGCGGGTCCGCTTCCGTCCCCATGTCGTCGGCGTTACCGTGGTCGGCCGTGACCAGCACGTGCGCGCCGGCGTCGTGGCACGCGGCCACCAGCCGCCCGAGCTGTTCGTCGACGGCCTCGACAGCGGCGACGGCCGCGTCGAAGTCGCCCGTGTGCCCGACCATGTCCGGATTGGCGTAGTTCAGCACGAGCGCGGCCGGGTCCTCGCGCTCGATGCGGCCGACGACCGCGTCCGTGAGTTCGGGCGCGTGCATCTCCGGCTGCTGGTCGTACGTCGCCACATCCGGACTGTCCACGATTTCGCGCTCCTCACCATCGAACGCGACCTCACGACCCCCGTTGAGGAAGTAGGTGACGTGGGCGTACTTCTCGGACTCGGCGGCCCGAAGCTGTGTCAGGCCCGCGTCCGCGAGCACCTCGCCCAGCACGTCCGCGGGCTGGTTCGGCGGGTACGCCACCGGCAGGTCGAACGTGGCGTCGTACTCGGTCATCGTCACGACCCGGGTGTCGGGCGGCGAGGTGTCGAGGTCCCATTCCGGGCGGATGTCCGCGAGCATCCGGACCAGTTGCCGGGCGCGGTCGGCCCGGAAGTTGAAGAAGACCACCGCGTCGCCGTCCGAGAGCGCCGGCGCGTCGTCGACGAGCGTCGGCTCGACGTACTCGTCGGTCGTGTCGCGTGCGTAGGACCGCTCGACCGCCTCGACCGCGGAGGCGGCCTCGTGTGGCGCCTCGCGGTCGACGATGGCGTCGAAGGCCCGCTTCGTGCGCTCCCAGTTCTGGTCGCGGTCCATCGCGTAGTAGCGGCCCGTCACGGTGGCGACGTGGCCGGTGCCGTACTCCTCGGCGACGGCCGCGAACTCTTCGAGGAAGCCTGCACCCGAGGTCGGGGCGGTGTCCCGCCCGTCGGTGAAGGCGTGGGTGACGGCCGGCACGTCCTGGCGGTCGGCGAGTTCGACGAGCGCGTGGAGGTGTTCCTGCATCGAGTGGACCCCACCGTCGCTGAGCAGCCCCATGAAGTTGACGTGCCCGTCGTTCCGGTCGGCGTACTCGAACGCCGACACCAGCCGGTCGTTCGTGAAGAACGACCCGTCGGCGATGTCGTCGGAGACGCGGGTCGAGTCCTGCTTGACGACGCGGCCCGCCCCGATGTTGAGGTGGCCGACCTCGCTGTTGCCCATCTGTCCCTCCGGAAGACCGACCGCGCGGCCGTGGGTGGTGAGCGTCCCGGACGTGCCGGTCTCGCGATAGCGGTCGAAGTTGGGCGTGTCGGCCGCCACCACGGCGTCTCGCCCGCTCTGGTCCTCGGGGGCGAGCCCCCAGCCGTCCAGCACGATGAGCGCGCCTCGCATTCGTTGGTCGGTGCTCGGATACCGGTAGGTAAGGACGTGTCGGAAGCGGTCCCGACTCGGGCGACGACCCCCGCGACGACGAAGAAAAGGCCCAACGAAGCCACTACCACGACCATCCCGTAGTGTACCGGACCTGCTTGCGGTTCGCGGCCTCGAGGTCCTGCTCCCACTCCCGGCCGTCGACCCGGTTGCGGGCCCTCGACATCGGGTCGCTGACCGTGTAGCGCGCGACGGCACGGGGAGAAGGCCGAGGACCACCGCGGGGAGTATCATCGCGGAGGTCCCCCGCGTGCGGTCGAACAAGCGTCTCGTGCTCTCGGCGGCGGCCTGGGTGCCGCCGCCGGCCGCTCCGGCCGTCATCTCGTGTTCTCACCCGCGATTTCCGAACTGTAGCGGCTGTTCAACTTCGGATTCGAAGTGGAAACCGCATTGAATCCGGGGCGTGTACCTGTAATTAGAACCCGGGATATCCCCGGGGCACCCACGATGTCCACCAACACCTCCAACAGTCGGCTCCTGACGCTCGTGCTCGTCCTGCTCGGTATCCTCGTCCTCGTCCCGCTCCTGTTCATGGGGCTCGGGATGGTCGGCTACGGCATGATGGCCGGCTGGGGCGGGACGACGTGGGGCGGGCATATGTGGGGCGGCGGGACCGGGATGACGGGCGGGATGTTCCTGCTCGCGATCCTGCTCCGACTCGTGCTCCTCGCCGGCCTCGTCGGTGGCGGGTACCTGCTCTACCGGACGCTGACGGCCGACAGCGAGGGCGGTGACACCGCGCTCGAGGAACTGCGGCTGGCATACGCCCGCGGCGACCTGAGCGACGAGGAGTTCGAGCGGCGCAAGGAGACCCTCGAACGCGAAGACTGACCCCGGATGGCCGACGCCGCCCTCCACTCCAACACGGCCCCAGCGCTGCCGGCGTGGCTCGACGCCTACACCACCGTCGCCCTGTACGGCCTCGTACTCGGGACCGTTCTCTCGCTCGCGGCGTTGCTCACGAACCCCGTCCCCGACCCCTCGTTCCCCTGGGCGACGCTGCCCGCATCGTTCCGACTGCCGGTCACCCAGCCCCGCATCGAGCACTGGCCGGTCACGTACACGGTCGGCATCTGGTTGTGGATTCTCGGGTTCCCGGCGCTGTTCCTCGCCGGATACCGACGCTACGGCTCGCGTGCCCGTCGGTCCGCGACGAGGTGGCTCGTCGGGCTCCCGGCGGCCGCGATGCTCGGCTGGACGACCTACTGCCGGCTGTTCTGGCCGAAGCTCTCCCCGCCGACCTGGAACGCCCCCTCCTACACGCTGGTCTGCTGGCTGTACTGCTCGTCGTACGACCCGCTCTGGAGCAACCTCGCGTACCTCGTCGCCGGCCTGGGCCTCGTCGCGACGGGGCTGGCGTGGCGCGACGACGACACGACCCGGTACGCGCTCGTCGCCTTCGGCGTGCTCGCGCTTCCGCTGGGACTGCCGGCGCTGTACGAGGGGTATCGACGGTTCCGGGGCGGCGGCGAGGGCCGGCCGGTCACGGTGGGCGCCTGAGTCAGACCGGAAACTCGGCGTCGGCCTCGACCTCGCGGTCCGGTTCGGGCGGCATCTCCCAGTCCGTCGTGAGTTCGAGGAACTGCACCAGCATCCGGCCGGTCGCCCCCCACACGGTGTAGCCGTCGACCCGGAAGTAGTGGAGTCGGATGTCGCCGTAGTGTGGGTGGTCGCGGCGCTCGGAGTCGTAGTTCGTGCGGTCGGTGAGGTCCTCGACCGAGAGCGCGGCGACCTCGGCGACCTCGCGGGTATCGCAGGGCTGGTAGCTGGCGTCCGGGACGCGCGCGACGTACGGCCGGACGGCGTAGCGGGTGACGGTGCGGATGTCGTCCAGCCGCCCGACCACGTCCGCGTTCGCCGGCTCGACGCCGACCTCCTCGCGGGCCTCGCGGAGCGCCGTCCCCTCGAGGTCGGGGTCCACGTCCTCGCGGCCACCCCCCGGAAAGCTCATCTGCCCGGCGTGCTCGCCGAGGTCGTCCTGGCGCTTGATGAACAGCACGTGCGGGTCCTCGGGGACGCCGCCGTGAGGCCACTCGTCGTTGCCGGGGTCGACCACCGACACCAGCACGCCGGCCTCGCGCTCCTCGTCCGTCACCGAGACGGGGTCGTGCCGGATTACCCGGGACAGGTCCATACCCACGGTAGCGCGTGCGCCGTCTTAACGCCCTCGGCGACCGTGAGGGGGAGAGGGTAGCGGTGGGGGAGTCGGGGGGGTGGTGCTTTCGACGGCCGGGAACCCGGAACCACAAGAGACAGATAGGCGCCTTCCCCAGCGCGGGTATGGAATCGGTCTCCGAGCGCCTGCGTGCCCGCCTCACGGGGGCGCGACGGCGCCTCGCCGAATCGCGGGCCTGGCGCGCCCGCGCGGCCCTCCTCGTGGTGCTGCTCCTCCTGCTGAGCCCGACGGTCGTCTCCGCGGCCACCGACCGCGGCACCCGGCTCGGGCCGGGCACGGTCGAACAGCCCGCCGAGAACACGACCTACGTCTCCGTCCAGGGGTTCCACTTCAAGGGCGTCGGCAACGCGAAGAAGCCGGCGCGCGTCGTCGCCGCCGCCGGGGACGCCCAGGGTCGCCAGCTCATCTCCGGTGTCGACAACGACCTGCCGTTCCCGGCCCGCTGGTTCTACGACACCGACCCGCTGCCGAACGGGAACCTGCTCGTGACCAGCACGAACCCCGGCGGGACGGTCGTCTTCTCGTACGACCCCGCGGCCGACGAGGTGGCGTGGTCCGAGTCGTTCGACTTCCACGACACCCACGACGTCGACCAGATCAACGGCGACCAGTTGCTCATCGCCAACATGCGCGAGTACGAGGACGGCGTCTCGAACGACCGCATCCTCGTCTACGACCGCGGCAACGACTCGGTCGTCTGGGAGTGGACGTTCAACCAGCACTACCCCAACTCGACCGAGGGCGGCTTCAAGCCCGACTGGACCCACGTCAACGACGTGGACAAGGTCGGTGACGGTCGCTACCTCGCATCCCCGCGCAACTTCGACCAGGTCATCCTCGTGAACCGCTCGACGAACGACATCGAGTACCAGCTCGGCAGCGACGGGAACCACTCCCGGCTGTTCGAGCAGCACAACCCCGACTTCTGGGTGGACGAGCAGGGCAACCCGACCGTCCTCGTCGCGGACTCCGAGAACGACCGCGTCGTCGAGTTCACCCACGAGGACGGCTCGTGGGAGGAGGTCTGGAGCGTCGGGGGCTTCAACTGGCCCCGCGACGCCGACCGCCTCCCCAACGGGAACACACTCGTCACCGACTCGCTCAACCACCGGGCCGTCGAGATAACGCCCGAGGGCGAGGTCGTCTGGGAGTTCTACGCGGCGTGGGCCCCCTACGACTCCGAGCGCGGGGCGCCCGGCTCGAACGGCCCGTCGATGGCCGCGCTGGGCGAGTCCGGCAGTCACGAGGTGACCGGCGGCGCCGGCGAGGGCCCGGCCTCGCAGGAGACGTTCCCGGACTGGCTCCGTGGCTCGACGGCCGGCACCCCGGTCGAGTCGTTCGGGGAGGAGGTCGCCGACCGCTACCAGCATATCACGCCGTTCCTCCGCCCGGTCTGGATGTCGTCGTGGGCGCTGCTGGGGGTCTTCCTCGCCATCCCGCTGCTCCTGGGCTGGGGCATCGGGGAACTGGTGTACGCCCGCCGGCGCATCGCCGCGACGCTCCGTGACCTGGCGGGACGTGGTAGCGGCTCGGGCGACCGCGTGTAGCCGACAGCGACCGGCGGGCGCCCGCCGGCCCCGTCTCGCGGGCCCTTCGCTACCCTCAAACGACCTGCCCCCGCAGCAGTGGCCGTGTCGACCCAGAACGACCA of the Haloglomus salinum genome contains:
- a CDS encoding VanZ family protein, which gives rise to MGDAPGRPRNEGSPGTVMVMSRVAVRPAVPGSGPLASGSRWGRRLAPVTWAGFVLVASVSDPGGGPPAPPVFGLPADKMLHGLTYATLAASLAVGLATLEPERLPGNALRERPLARVALLAVVVATAYGLAIEGVQFPIPYRTFDLLDAAANAVGAVVGAAGWVAGVFVRRRFGR
- a CDS encoding aldehyde ferredoxin oxidoreductase family protein, whose protein sequence is MTDLGGFQDHVARVDLSEGSVGYESVDDEDARKYIGARGLGVKYVFDQGPDVDPLGEDNLLAFMNGPLTGTQVTMSGRIAICTKSPLTGTVTDSHHGGWSGARLKWAGFDGLLFEGRADEPVYAFVEDGEVTLHDASDLWGKGVHDTMEALEERHEGAYGKNLSTMAIGEGGENEVKFACIMNEDDRASGRGGTGCVMGNKNLKAVVVKSTTKMQKPADPETFKKGHQQAMQLIQESEVTGPNEGGLSLYGTNVLMNATEEMSGLPARNGKYTSTSDARDDGWGADDFDSERVSGENVRENILVDEPTCHSCPVACKKEVEVDVMHKGEELNVRTESYEYESAWALGPNSGHTERDDIALMLQRCNDHGIDTIDAGNTMAMAMEMTEEGKLDGLGDGIEWGDTEEMVEMLTKIATRETELADHLAEGPNHLAEEFDAHENSLAVKGQSMAAYDPRCMKGMGIGYATSNRGGCHLRGYTPAAEILGIPEKVDPYAWEGKGELCATFQDMHAISDSFDICKFNAFAEGVEEYVLQYNGMTGLDVGEEELMQAGERVYNLERYYNNLNGFDGEDDSLPERFLPDEPGSIPGQGASEGEVCELEPMKEEYYEHRGWVDGVVPDEKLDELDIEVGPGTGVSAGSGAAAPSDD
- the gpmI gene encoding 2,3-bisphosphoglycerate-independent phosphoglycerate mutase, yielding MRGALIVLDGWGLAPEDQSGRDAVVAADTPNFDRYRETGTSGTLTTHGRAVGLPEGQMGNSEVGHLNIGAGRVVKQDSTRVSDDIADGSFFTNDRLVSAFEYADRNDGHVNFMGLLSDGGVHSMQEHLHALVELADRQDVPAVTHAFTDGRDTAPTSGAGFLEEFAAVAEEYGTGHVATVTGRYYAMDRDQNWERTKRAFDAIVDREAPHEAASAVEAVERSYARDTTDEYVEPTLVDDAPALSDGDAVVFFNFRADRARQLVRMLADIRPEWDLDTSPPDTRVVTMTEYDATFDLPVAYPPNQPADVLGEVLADAGLTQLRAAESEKYAHVTYFLNGGREVAFDGEEREIVDSPDVATYDQQPEMHAPELTDAVVGRIEREDPAALVLNYANPDMVGHTGDFDAAVAAVEAVDEQLGRLVAACHDAGAHVLVTADHGNADDMGTEADPHTAHTTNPVPFVSLPPEGGDGGVEVRDGGVLADLAPTLLDRIGLDQPEAMTGESLLE
- a CDS encoding SHOCT domain-containing protein, encoding MSTNTSNSRLLTLVLVLLGILVLVPLLFMGLGMVGYGMMAGWGGTTWGGHMWGGGTGMTGGMFLLAILLRLVLLAGLVGGGYLLYRTLTADSEGGDTALEELRLAYARGDLSDEEFERRKETLERED
- a CDS encoding NUDIX hydrolase, with protein sequence MDLSRVIRHDPVSVTDEEREAGVLVSVVDPGNDEWPHGGVPEDPHVLFIKRQDDLGEHAGQMSFPGGGREDVDPDLEGTALREAREEVGVEPANADVVGRLDDIRTVTRYAVRPYVARVPDASYQPCDTREVAEVAALSVEDLTDRTNYDSERRDHPHYGDIRLHYFRVDGYTVWGATGRMLVQFLELTTDWEMPPEPDREVEADAEFPV
- a CDS encoding aryl-sulfate sulfotransferase; translated protein: MESVSERLRARLTGARRRLAESRAWRARAALLVVLLLLLSPTVVSAATDRGTRLGPGTVEQPAENTTYVSVQGFHFKGVGNAKKPARVVAAAGDAQGRQLISGVDNDLPFPARWFYDTDPLPNGNLLVTSTNPGGTVVFSYDPAADEVAWSESFDFHDTHDVDQINGDQLLIANMREYEDGVSNDRILVYDRGNDSVVWEWTFNQHYPNSTEGGFKPDWTHVNDVDKVGDGRYLASPRNFDQVILVNRSTNDIEYQLGSDGNHSRLFEQHNPDFWVDEQGNPTVLVADSENDRVVEFTHEDGSWEEVWSVGGFNWPRDADRLPNGNTLVTDSLNHRAVEITPEGEVVWEFYAAWAPYDSERGAPGSNGPSMAALGESGSHEVTGGAGEGPASQETFPDWLRGSTAGTPVESFGEEVADRYQHITPFLRPVWMSSWALLGVFLAIPLLLGWGIGELVYARRRIAATLRDLAGRGSGSGDRV